In Vicinamibacteria bacterium, the genomic stretch CGGACGAGACGAAGCTCGTGCCCGCTATCAGGCGCGTTCACGTAAACGACGACCCTGTCCTGGGCCAACGACATCGAGGCAAAGAGCTGGATTCCGAGCGCGAACGCGAATGGGAAAGCCTTCACGGGACGCGCTCGAACACGAACGGCTCCTCTCGCAGGGTGCCGACTTTGCCCCTCATCGACAAGAAGATCTCGAGCGTCGTACCCGTGCGTCAAGCCGTCAAAGAACGCCTCGTTTTCCCCGACCTCGACGAGCAAGAAGTCCATCGTCTCGTCTTTCTCTCAAAGCCCGCCCCACGGGTCCTTGGTCGATTCGGTCCCCAAGAAGCGCTCGATGCTCGAAGCCACCTTTCGGCGTGCGACGATACCATCCCGTGGCCCGCTCCGGCTATGAGCTCGATTTGGGCTCCGAGAACGAGATCGGCGAGACGCTCCCCGTGAACGACGGTGATCGCGGCGGCGCTATTGCTTCTCGCCGCAGCGATCGTGGCGTCGGTGCTTCCAGCTGCGCGTGCCTCACGCGTCGATGTGATCGAAACGCTCCGCTCGGAGTGACGAGGTCGCACCCGACACTTCATTCCGATCGCAGCGCTGTCGCCGGGCCGAGACGGCTCGTCCGCCGGGCGGGAAGATAGGCGGCGACGGCGGCAACGATGACCAGAGCGACAGCGGATGCGGCGAGCGTCACCGGATCGGTCGGGCTGACGCCATATAGCAGTGACGAGACCAGACGATTGCCCGCGAGCGCGGCCACGAGACCGAGACCGACGCCGATCACGACAGGCGCGAGCCCTTGGGACAGCACGAGGCCGATCACGCGCGACGGGGTGGCGCCGAGAGCGAGCCGAAGGCTCATCTCGCGAGAACGCGACGTGGCCGAGAACGACACGACGCCGTAGACACCGAGACTGGCGAGACCCATCGCGAGCAACGCGAACGCACCGAGAACGACGGACGAAACACGACGATCCGCAACGGACGCGTCGAGCACTTCCGTCAAGGTGCCGACGTCGAGCGTCGCGACGTTCGGATCGAGCGCTCTCACCTCGCCGAGGACCGAGGCGATCGCTTCGTCCGCGTCGGAGCCACGCGAGAGAGCGACGAGCGTCATGTCGCCCCATACGTTCTGGTCGTGAGGCCAATAGATCATCGGCCGGGGGACGACGTCGAGAGCCTGGTGTCGCACGTCGCCCACGACCGCGATGACTTCGACCGGAAGCGGCTCTCCCCAACTGACGACGACCTCGCGGCCGAGAACCTCGGACGGATCCTCTCCCGGCCATAGCACCCGCAACGCCTCCGCGCTCACGATGCCGCGCGGCGGTGCGTCCTTTCCATCGCGCGCGTCTAACGGGCGTCCGGCGAGAAGCGGCACCGCCATCGCGCGGAAGTAGTCCCCGCGGATGATGCGGATATCGGCGACGGGGGCTTCGCCGCGCGCGGGCTCGGGAGCATCGGAAGCCCAGAACGATGTGGCGGCGTGCGGCCCGGTGAGAGGCAGAGAGGAGACGACCCCAGCCGCGTCGATATCCGGCAGCGCCTCGATCCGTGAAAGAAGCTCCTCGTAGTAGCGCGCGCGGAGCGCGTCCGTATCGTAGCGATCGGGAAGAGCGATCGTGAGGGTCGCGACACCGTTTCGTTGAAAGCCGGTATCGACTCCGCGAAGCGCGACGAGCGTCCGCACGAGAAGACCCGCTCCGGCGATGAGCGCGACCGCGAGCGCCACTTCGGAGACGACGAGAAGGCCGCGAAGCCGCGAATGTCCGCCAGCGGAAGACGCGGCGAGCGCTTCTTCGCGCAACGCTTTCGTGACGTCCGTTCGACGGGATTGGAGCGCGGGGACGAGCCCGAAAACGAGCGTCATGACGATCGTCGCCCCGAGAGCGTAGAGCAGCACGACGCCGTCCACCGCGACCGTATCGAGGCGGGGCAGATCGATCGGGCTCCGGTATTTCAAAACGCCGATGACGCCGTGTGCGACCGCGATCCCGAGAACCGTGGCGCAGGTTGTGAGAACGAGACTCTCGAGCAACAGCTGGCGGATGATGTCGCGTCCTCCCGCGCCGATGGCGGTTCGGATCGCGATCTCGCGGCGGCGTTGAAGGCCGCGGCCGAGAAGGAGGTTCGCGACATTGGCGGCGACGATCGCGAGCATCGCGGTCACCGCCGCCCAGAGAAGAAGAAGCGTCGCTCTCGACTCACCCACGATCTGCTCTTTGAGCGCCACGAGGTTGACGCCCCAGCCCGTGTTGAAGTCGGGGTACCGTTCGGCCAGCCTTTCCGCGATGGCGTCCATCTCCGCCTGCGCCGCTTCGAGTTCGACGCCGGCGCGCCGGCGCGCGATCACGGTGATCGAGCGTCCGCCTCGCTCCCGCCAGGAATCGGCCACCGCGCGCGGGAGAAACACCATCGGATCGATCGGAAAGGAGTAGGCCGTGCCCGGAATCTCCAGCCGAAACCCTCGCGGAAGCACGCCGATGATCGTGTAGGGCTGCTCTTCGAGCATCAGGGGCGTTCCCAAAACGGCGGGGTCACCGGCGAGCGCTCCTCTCCACAGCTCGTAGGTCACGACCGCAACTCGAGCGTTCTCGCGATACTCCTCCGCGGAGAACGTCCGTCCCATCATCGATGGCGCGCCGAGGAGCGCGAACAAATCTTCCGTCGCCTCGAGCGCAGAGACGAGCACCGGGGCGTCTCCCGTCCCGGACAGCGTCAACCGGCGGGGCACGAGAGCGGCCATCCCGTCGAACGACTGGCTCGCTTCCTTCCAATCGAGGAAGTTCGCGGGCGAGACGACGTTTCGCGGACGATCGCGGAGGAAATTGCGCTCCCACACCATCACGAGCTCGTCGGGATCGTCGAACGGCAGCGGCTCGATGAGCACTGCTTTGGCGAGGCTGAAGACGGCCACGTTCGCCCCGACCCCGAGCGCGAGGCTCGCGACCACGGCGGCGGTAAGACCCGGACGTTTGACGAGGGAACGAAGGGCGAGACGCAAGTCGGTGGCAGTCATGATGCTAAGTTTTTAGCACAAGAACCGACCGGGGTCAAACCAACAGGGCTCACGGACCCGGTCTCGAATGAAACCGGGTCCGGTCAGGGGCAAGAGTGATTATTCGCTTGCCGAGTACTTGGTAAAGGCGAAGGCGCGAGAGTTGGCGGAGCAAGCCCTGGAGCTGAATCCCAACTTCTCTGAGGCACACGTCGCACTGGGGAACATCAAGCGAACCTACGACCGGGACTGGAGCGGGGCGGAGGCAGAATACCGGCGCGCGCTCGAGATCGCACCCGGAAATGCCGCGGTCGTCGTCGGCGCGGCGAGAGTCGCCGGTGCGATGGGCCGCGTCGACGAGGCCCTCGAGCCGAGCCGGCACGTGGCGGAGCTCGACCGAACGCGTCGGGCGCTTCGCCTACTACGCCGGCCGGCTGGACGAGGCCGAGGCAGCCTATGACAAAGTTCTTGAGCTCAACCCGGATTACCGAGGCGCACATCTGGACCTGGGCCTCGTCTACCTGGCGCGGTCGAAGCCGGAGGCAGCGCTCGCGGAAGTGGAGCGAGAGAAAGAGCCCTTGTGGCAACTGTACGGCTTGGCGCTTGTGTATCACGCTCTGGGAAGGCAGAAGGACGCCGACACCAAGCTCGCGGAGTTCATCGAGAACTTCCAAGGGGTAGCGGCGTACCAGTCGTGGCGGGTGGCGAACTCTCTCGGAGACAAGGGCGTTCCCAACCGCCTCGACTCCTGGGGGTCGGATTGGCACCACGACTGGGCCACGTGGAGAAGGATCTTCCCCCAGTACCTGGAAGAGCTGACCCGTTAAATCGCCGAGCTCCCGCCCGGTGATCGACTCCGGGCGCGGCTTCTCTGGTGAAGGTGCGCCGACATCAGAGCCAAGGGAGCTTGATCCGCGACGAGCTCGAGAAGCTGGTGATCGATGGGACTCAGACGGTCCTTGTGCGAAAGCAGGCGCCAGATCGCGATGATGCCGATCGGTCCGGTTTCGCCCCGCAAGGGAATGGCGGCGAGTGGGACGTCCGGTGCCCGCTCGCCGTTTCCTGACGAGTCGTAGAAGAAGGCCTGGCCGTCTTTGGCGACTCGGCCGAGATGGCCGTCACCGATCAAGATGGAGTCGGGCCCGGACTCCGGTCCCAGACCGGTCACGCGACGTAGCGCGGCCTGGCGGGGATCGAGCAGGAAGATGCCGAACTCGCTCGCCCCGACCAGCTCGCTGAGAATCTCGCGGATGATTCGCATGATCTCGCCTGGCTCCAGCGACGCGTGGAGTCGATGCTTGACGACGTAGAGGTTGGAGATGGCCTCGTTGTGCGCCTGAAGACGATCACACCGCTCGGTGAGCTCCTGGTTTTCGCTCTCGAGACGCTTCAAACGGGTCTCCAGCTCCACGACCTGAACGAGTACCTCGGTGTCCGGCTTCGTCGGGTAGTCGATAGAAGGGCGGGAATCGACCCGATCTTCGACCGCTTCGACGCGGGATTCGAGCTCCGCGAGCCGCTTGTAGATCTGGCGGAAGTGATCGGCGACGCTCTTGGTCTGGGTCGATTCGCTCATCGACGGCTCTTCTTCCATTGTGGGGAATGGAAGACCGAAAGGTCAATCAGCGATCGAAGGCGGTTTCGTCCGAGCGGGTTCGGTAGTGTTTGTCGTGAAAGTCCCGGTAATCGGCGCTCTCGCTCTTGATGCGCTGCCACCACTCGGGGTGCTCGCAGTACCAGCGCACGGTTGCCTCCAAACCTTCGTCGAAAGGCATGCGGGCAGACCATCCGAGCGCTCTGAGCTTGGACGTATCCAGGCTGTACCGGCGGTCGTGTCCCGGCCGGTCCCTTACGTGCTCGATCAGATGTTCCGGTTTGTCGAGGATGCGAAGAACCTTACGGGTCAGCTCGACGTTCGTGAGCTCGTGGCTGCCGCCGATGTTGTAGGTCTCGCCGTCGGTTCCCTTCTCCAGAAGGTAATCGATGGCGTGGCAATGATCGCTGACGTGGAGCCAGTCCCGCACCTGCAGACCATCGCCGTAGAGCGGCAGCGGCCGGTCCTCGAGCGCATTCGTTACGAAGAGCGGAATGATCTTCTCGGGGTACTGGCGCGGGCCGTAGTTGTTCGAGGCGCGCGTCACGATGACCGGAACCCCGTAGGTCACGAAGAAGGAGTAGGCGAGCCGGTCGGCGCCCGCCTTGCTGGCCGCGTAGGGGTTACGCGGTGCGAGCGGATCCGACTCCTTCGCCGAGCCCTTTTCTATCGTCCCGTAGACCTCGTCGGTCGAGATTTGAATGAACCGTCGGGTCCGTCCCGAGGCACGCATGCAGTCCAGAAGGACGAAGGTTCCGTAGACGTCGGTTTGTATGAACGCACCCGCGTCGAGGATGGAACGATCCACGTGAGTCTCTGCGGCAAAATTGACGACATAGTCGCACTCGGCCACGAGAGGCTCCACGGTGCCTCGGTCGGCCACGTCCCCTCGAATGAACCGGTAGTTGGGCCGGGTCTCGATCTCGCGCAGATTCTCCAGGTTGCCCGCATAAGTGAGCTTATCGAGGTTGGTGATTTTCCAATCGGGGTGGTGCGCGAAAACGTAGTGGATGAAGTTGCTTCCGATGAACCCGGCACCACCGGTGACGAGAATGGACGCGGACACGCCGGCACTATACCCCAACCATCGGACCCGCGAGCAAGACGAACGACCGGCTGGGGGAATCCCCCGACCCCGTGTTCGACTTTCCCCCCACACCGGATCACAGAGCAGGGTCTCGTCGTCCCCTAAGCTGATCTCGTCCCCAGCCTGGAGTGCGATATGACCTCAACGATATCGACCCGAGTCATCGCCGTGGCGAACCGCAAGGGCGGGGTGGCGAAAACGACGACGGTCATCAATCTCGGTGCCGCGCTGGCGGCGAAACGACGGCGCGTCCTCCTGGTCGACCTCGACGATCAGCAGGACCTCTGCTCCGCACTCAAGGTTCCCATGCCGCGACCCGGTCTGGCGGATGCCCTGCTGAGCACTGCCTTTTTCGACACCGGGAATCTGGCCGAGGCCTTCGTGCCGGTTCAGGGAATGGTCGTGGCCGGCGGCTACGGAATCGGCCACTGCGAGCGCGAGCTGGTCGTGCACGGCAACTGTGAACGAGCTCTGAGGCGGGCGCTCGCTCCGCACCTCAACCGATTCGATTACGTCTTGCTGGACTGCGCCCCCTCGATCAACTCCCTTACCACAAACGCCCTGGCGGCGGCGCATGATGTCTTGATCCCAGTCCAGACCGAGTTTCTCGCGGCGAACCAGCTTCCGAGCATCATGTCAGCCGTCGACGACATTCGCTCGCGACTCAACCCATCGCTGAAGGTTGCCGGATTCCTTCCCACGATGTACGACAGCCGAAGTCGACACGCCCTGAGGATGATGGAGCACATTGCCTTACAGGCGCATCTCTGGGGCGTGTATGCGTTCAAGCCCATACCCAAGGCGGTACGACTGGCCGATGCCGCCGAGGCAGGACGACCCATCTTCCATACGGGAAGCAGCTCGGCGCCGGCGCGCGCGTACCACGCTCTTGCGGCCGAGATCGATTGCGACCGCGAGCCGGTCGTGGAGCCCGCGATCTACGAGCGCACCGCAACTCCCGCGGGAGTTGCGGGCTCGTACGCCTAGCCTCCACTATCCCGATTTCGCCGCTTCCAGAACTTGCCTGAGCCTTCGGGCGACGACAACGAGCTCATCGTCCGTGAGCTGGCGCACCCGCACGGTGGTCCCGTCATAGGTCATTCTTGGCGAACCAGCCATCAGCCTTTCCCGCAGCTCCTCGTGCGACAGCCCGATGACGTTCTCGTCCCAGCTCAAGTCGATGTCGGCGTAGCCCTTGGTGTTGACGGCGTACTCGGCGCGTACGCCAGGAATCCCGCTCAGTTCTTTTTCCAGCCAGCGGGCTTTCTCGTTCCAGCTCTCGATCTCTTTGTTGTGGTCGAGCCGGGTGTAGCGGTCGAGGGCGACGACGAGGGCGATGACCTCCTCCTTGCCCACCTTCATGCCGCGGCCAATGTTGCCGTTCGGCGCCGCATTCTGGCGGGCCGCGGCGATGAGATCCTCGCGCCCCGCGAGAATCCCCGTCGACTGCGGTCCCAGAAGGCCCTTGCCGCCGCTGATGACCACGAGGTCGGCACCCTCCCTCACCCAACGGGTGAGATTGGAAGCCGGAGGCAAATCGGAGGCCATGTCCACCAGCACGGGAACGCCCGCCCGCTTGCCGATCGCGATGAGCTCTTCGGGCATCAGGGCCAAAGGCTCGGGAGGAAGCGCACGCTTGCGTGGCTTGGGCGGGCCGAACTCCCGTTGCTCTTCGACGGCGGCGAGCACCGCGATCATCGCTGTCTTGTCGGAAATCTTCCGCTCGAGCTCCTCTCGGTTCTTGGCCTCCACGATGACCATTCCCGCCGCGCGATAGGCGCGGTCGTAGGAGAACCGATGCTCGGATTGAATCAGGCACTCTCGCCGTAGCCAGGTCGGATGGGGAAGCGCGTCGACCTTGTCGGGATCGATGCCGGTGAGGCAGGCGGCGGCTCCCAGGATCATCGAAGAAAATCCGCCCGCGGTCACGAGAGCCGCTTCGGCGCCGAGAAGCTCGGCGACGCGCTTTCCCGCGGCTTCGGTCAGCTCGTTCATGTCCACGAAATAACGGTTGGCCTCCACGAGTGCTTCGATGACGTCCGGATGCATTCGAGAGCCGCCGAGACGTGAGATGTGCTCGTGAGCCCCGAGGTGGGGTCTCACACCCAGCAGTCTGGTATAGACGTTGTCCTCGAGGGAAGCCGAAACACTTTGAACCGCTCGCTGCGACCTTCCCCCGACGACAGGAGCCGTCACGACGGACTTCAGAAACTCACGGCGTTCCACGAGGTCACCTCCATCGAGCTCTCGCGTCGCTTTCTACCACTTCTCGAGCTCCGATAGAATCGTCGCGCGATGCTGTTGCTCGAAGGCCGTGTCGAGCGCGACTGGGTCGACTACAACGGCCACTTGAACGTGGCTTACTACCACATGGCATTCGACCGCGCGACCGACGTTTTTCTTCAGAGGATCGGCCTAGGACCGGAGTACGTCGAGAGTCATGCGGGGTCGATGTTCGCCCTCGAGGATCACCTCGTCTACCTGCGCGAGCTGCGCGAAGGGGAGCCGTTCCGTATCATGCTCCAGCTCCTCGACTGGGATTCGAAGCGGCTACACTACTTTCAGCGACTCTTTCATCGGGAGAAGGACTTCCTCTCCGCGACCTGCGAGCACCTTTCGATCTTCGTCGACATGAAAACCCGCCGCTCGGCACAGCTCCCCGCCTCGACACGCTCGATTCTGGAAGATCTCTTCGAAGAGCACCGGCGCCTGGAAAAGCCCGAGCAGGCGGGACGCGTCATGGGGATCCGGCGAGCATGAGCGAAGCACCCTTTTTCTGCTTTGGCTGCAATCAACGCTTCCTCGGCGAGCGTCATTGTCCGGAGTGCGGTCAGGAGCTAGGGGATATGGCGACCGTTCCCTCGATCGATGCACGTGCCGCGGAGGCTCGGGAGGTGCTCAGGCTTCGGCCGGAGGCCGACAATGATCCTCTGGTGGATGCTGTGATCGCCGACTACCGGATCGACGCTTTCGTGGGGCGGGGCGGGATGGCTCGCGTGTACCGGGCCTTTCATCGCACCCTCGAGCGAACCTGCGCCCTCAAGATACTGAGCGATCGGCAATGCGTCGAGCAGTTTTTTTTCGAGGCCCGAGCGGCGGCGTCCCTCGTCCATCCCAACATCGTCACCGTCCACAACATCGGAGAGGATCGCGGTCATCATTTCATCGAGTTGGAGTACGTCGACGGAGCCTCGCTGCGCGACCTCGTCGTGCGTGGCGGTCATCTCGACCCCTCTCGAGCCACCGCGAGGATGACCGAGAGCGTCTCGGGCCTGGCCGAGGCTCACCGACAAGGTATCGTCCACCGCGACCTGAAGCCCGGCAACGTGCTGGCTCCCACCCAGGGTGGCGCGAAGTTGGCCGATTTCGGTCTCGCCAAGCGACTTCTCGGTCCCGCTCTCGATCGCGTCGATCTGTCAGGAACTCCTCACTTCATGGCGCCCGAGCTCTTCGATGGAGAGCCCGCAGGGCCTCGAAGCGACGTCTACGCCGCCGGGGTGAGCTACTTCTATCTCCTGACGGGTGAGCTTCCTTTCGGTGCGAGCTCGCTTCCCGAGGTCGTGCAAAACCATAGAAGCGGTGCGATTCCCGACGCGCGGCGCAAGGCTCTCGACGTCCCCGACGCCGCTCAAGCCATCGTGGAACTGTGTCTGGCCAAACGACCAGAGGAGCGCTATGCGGAAGGTTCTGTTCTCCTGCGAGAGCTGCGGTCACTTCTAGGCCGGCTCCGAGACTTCGGTGAAGTTGTGAAAGAGGCACTGAAGGGCATCCCGGGCCAGCTCGACCGCCTCGGTTCGAATCGGTTCCGCGTCGAGGTCCTACTGGATTCGGGTCGCTCCCAGCAGGTCGTCATCGAAAGGACGCCGGACGATCTCGTTCGAATCATGAGCCCCTGCGCCCGAGTGCACCGCTCGTACCTCCGCCGGGCACTCGAGCTCAATGCCGGGATCTCCCACGGCGCCATCTGCATTCGAGAGCTCGATGGAGCCCCATTCTTCGTGATGTCCAACGTGTACCCCTGGCCGAGCTGCGATCCGGAAGAGATCCGGGCGAGCGTGCTCGAGATTGCGCGACGAGCCGACGCGATCGAGAGTCGGCTCACCCGCTCCGACCGCCATTGAAATCACGTCGCCAATGACAGCCGGAACCCGGTCGCCGAGCGGATCGGGGCGGGAGGTATGGGCGTGGTGTATCGGTCCCTCGACACGAAGCTCGGGCGTGACGTCGCCTTGAAGTGCTGCCTTCCGCCTTCGCCCGAAATGCTGAGCGGGTGGCGCGCTTCAAGAGAGAGGCGCGCCTTCATGTTGGATGAGGAGCTTTCCGATGGCTTGATCAGGGACGTAAAATGGAGCTCGAGCCGAAACGAAAATCAGGCTGGAGCCTGCGCGCGTGCGGAAGATACCCGAGGACCCCGTCGAGTTCATCCGGCGGTGCGTTGTCGATCGAAAGGTCTACTGGACGTATCATGTCAATATGCGCCTCGCAGGAAGGTACTTGGCGAGAAACGAGATACTGGATGCTGTCGAAAGCTACGAAATCGTCGAGTCCTATCCAGAGGACAAGTACTTGCCGAGCTATCTTGTTCTCGGTGCATCGAGTTTCCACGTCTTGTTCGCGGTCGATGTAGAGGGCGACAATGTTCGTGTTGTCACCGCATATCGTCCCGATCCGGACGAATGGGAGCCGGATCTGAAGACGAGGAGTGTCGAGAAATGAAATGCCGTACCTGTGGAAGCCAATTGGAGCCAACGACCACGGACCTCCCATTCAAAGTCACGGAACGCACGATTGTAATCGTCAAGCAGATACCGGTGGCCCAATGTCCTCGGTGCAGCGAGTATTTGATAGAGGATTCCGTCTTCGCAAGAGTGGAAGAGCTGCTATCGAGAGCCGATCCGTCGGCCGAGCTCGAGATCATTCGGTTTGCCGCCTGATATCGCGCTTCCAGAGATTGATCTCCGAGTGTTCGAGAGGGGCTGCATTTCTGCCTGCCCCCCGAAATCGAGCATCGCATGGGATCGCATCGTCGCGGGCTCGCTGATCAACTGACTCCGGAACGACGAGGACGTCGTCGGCCTGAACGTGCTTTGTCGATTTCTCGGAGTCATCCTTACGGAGGAGAGCCGCGGCCGCTTCCGCAAGTTTGGGCGCTCGCGAGTATCACATCCACATCGAACAAAAAAAGTGAACCCGGAGCGTTCCCGGGACGTTTAACGCCTCAGAGGAGGAACGGCCGTGGTCCCAGTCCGCAAAGAGCTAGGTCTCATTTGGCGCAAGCTCTCTAGAAGTCCGGGCTTCGGGGTTGTCGCCGTGCTCACGCTCGCGCTCGGCATTGGCGCCAATACCGCCATTTTCAGCATCGTTCACGGAGTGCTCCTCACACCCCTGCCGTTCCCCGAGCCCGAGCGTCTCTACGGCATGTGGCATCGTGCACCCGGCGCGGGCTTCCCCCAGATCGAGCAGAGCAACACGACCTACACCGTCTACCGCGACCTGGCGGATTCATTCGAGGAAATCGGCCTTTCCGACGGTCCCTATTCGATGAACCTAACCGGGACGGGAGAACCCGTCCGGGTGGACGCGGCCGCCGTGACGGCATCGCTTTTCGAAGTCCTTCGGGTGAGCGCCGGTCTGGGACGAACCTTCGTGGAGGAGGACGATGATCCGGGCGCTCCGCAGGTTGCTCTCCTGAGCCACGCGTTCTGGCAGAGCCGCTACGGAGGGGATCTCGCGATACTCGGCCGATCGCTCCAGCTGAACGGCACCCCTTGGGAAGTCGTCGGGGTCATGCCCGAAGGATTCACCTATCCCGGGGAGACGACTTCCATCTGGATTCCCCACGTCATCGAGCCCGAGGAGCTGGGACAGGTCAACTTCAGCTACGAAGGGCTCGGTCGATTGAAGCCGGACGTCAGCGTCGAAGCCGCGACCGCCGAGATGAACCAGCTCTTGATGCGCATACCGGAAATCTACCCCGGCGAGTTCACGCTGGCGATGATGGAGAGCGCCCAGCTCGCGGCATTCCTCAATCCCCTCATGGAGGACGTCGTCGGCGACGTTTCCCGCGTCCTCTGGGTTCTCCTGGGTACGGTGAGCTTCGTGCTGCTCATCGCCTGTGCCAACGTCGCGAACCTCTTTCTGGTGCGCGCCGAGGCCCGACAGCGAGAGCTCGGGTTGAGGGTGGCGCTCGGGGCGAGCCGCGGTGACCTCTTTCGACATTTCCTCGTGGAGAGCCTCATGCTTGCGGCGCTTTCGGGCGTCGTCGGCCTCGGCATCGCTTTCGGATCC encodes the following:
- a CDS encoding aminotransferase class V-fold PLP-dependent enzyme, whose translation is MERREFLKSVVTAPVVGGRSQRAVQSVSASLEDNVYTRLLGVRPHLGAHEHISRLGGSRMHPDVIEALVEANRYFVDMNELTEAAGKRVAELLGAEAALVTAGGFSSMILGAAACLTGIDPDKVDALPHPTWLRRECLIQSEHRFSYDRAYRAAGMVIVEAKNREELERKISDKTAMIAVLAAVEEQREFGPPKPRKRALPPEPLALMPEELIAIGKRAGVPVLVDMASDLPPASNLTRWVREGADLVVISGGKGLLGPQSTGILAGREDLIAAARQNAAPNGNIGRGMKVGKEEVIALVVALDRYTRLDHNKEIESWNEKARWLEKELSGIPGVRAEYAVNTKGYADIDLSWDENVIGLSHEELRERLMAGSPRMTYDGTTVRVRQLTDDELVVVARRLRQVLEAAKSG
- a CDS encoding ParA family protein, translating into MTSTISTRVIAVANRKGGVAKTTTVINLGAALAAKRRRVLLVDLDDQQDLCSALKVPMPRPGLADALLSTAFFDTGNLAEAFVPVQGMVVAGGYGIGHCERELVVHGNCERALRRALAPHLNRFDYVLLDCAPSINSLTTNALAAAHDVLIPVQTEFLAANQLPSIMSAVDDIRSRLNPSLKVAGFLPTMYDSRSRHALRMMEHIALQAHLWGVYAFKPIPKAVRLADAAEAGRPIFHTGSSSAPARAYHALAAEIDCDREPVVEPAIYERTATPAGVAGSYA
- a CDS encoding tetratricopeptide repeat protein, with protein sequence MKPGPVRGKSDYSLAEYLVKAKARELAEQALELNPNFSEAHVALGNIKRTYDRDWSGAEAEYRRALEIAPGNAAVVVGAARVAGAMGRVDEALEPSRHVAELDRTRRALRLLRRPAGRGRGSL
- a CDS encoding protein kinase, giving the protein MSEAPFFCFGCNQRFLGERHCPECGQELGDMATVPSIDARAAEAREVLRLRPEADNDPLVDAVIADYRIDAFVGRGGMARVYRAFHRTLERTCALKILSDRQCVEQFFFEARAAASLVHPNIVTVHNIGEDRGHHFIELEYVDGASLRDLVVRGGHLDPSRATARMTESVSGLAEAHRQGIVHRDLKPGNVLAPTQGGAKLADFGLAKRLLGPALDRVDLSGTPHFMAPELFDGEPAGPRSDVYAAGVSYFYLLTGELPFGASSLPEVVQNHRSGAIPDARRKALDVPDAAQAIVELCLAKRPEERYAEGSVLLRELRSLLGRLRDFGEVVKEALKGIPGQLDRLGSNRFRVEVLLDSGRSQQVVIERTPDDLVRIMSPCARVHRSYLRRALELNAGISHGAICIRELDGAPFFVMSNVYPWPSCDPEEIRASVLEIARRADAIESRLTRSDRH
- the rfbB gene encoding dTDP-glucose 4,6-dehydratase — protein: MSASILVTGGAGFIGSNFIHYVFAHHPDWKITNLDKLTYAGNLENLREIETRPNYRFIRGDVADRGTVEPLVAECDYVVNFAAETHVDRSILDAGAFIQTDVYGTFVLLDCMRASGRTRRFIQISTDEVYGTIEKGSAKESDPLAPRNPYAASKAGADRLAYSFFVTYGVPVIVTRASNNYGPRQYPEKIIPLFVTNALEDRPLPLYGDGLQVRDWLHVSDHCHAIDYLLEKGTDGETYNIGGSHELTNVELTRKVLRILDKPEHLIEHVRDRPGHDRRYSLDTSKLRALGWSARMPFDEGLEATVRWYCEHPEWWQRIKSESADYRDFHDKHYRTRSDETAFDR
- a CDS encoding ABC transporter permease codes for the protein MTATDLRLALRSLVKRPGLTAAVVASLALGVGANVAVFSLAKAVLIEPLPFDDPDELVMVWERNFLRDRPRNVVSPANFLDWKEASQSFDGMAALVPRRLTLSGTGDAPVLVSALEATEDLFALLGAPSMMGRTFSAEEYRENARVAVVTYELWRGALAGDPAVLGTPLMLEEQPYTIIGVLPRGFRLEIPGTAYSFPIDPMVFLPRAVADSWRERGGRSITVIARRRAGVELEAAQAEMDAIAERLAERYPDFNTGWGVNLVALKEQIVGESRATLLLLWAAVTAMLAIVAANVANLLLGRGLQRRREIAIRTAIGAGGRDIIRQLLLESLVLTTCATVLGIAVAHGVIGVLKYRSPIDLPRLDTVAVDGVVLLYALGATIVMTLVFGLVPALQSRRTDVTKALREEALAASSAGGHSRLRGLLVVSEVALAVALIAGAGLLVRTLVALRGVDTGFQRNGVATLTIALPDRYDTDALRARYYEELLSRIEALPDIDAAGVVSSLPLTGPHAATSFWASDAPEPARGEAPVADIRIIRGDYFRAMAVPLLAGRPLDARDGKDAPPRGIVSAEALRVLWPGEDPSEVLGREVVVSWGEPLPVEVIAVVGDVRHQALDVVPRPMIYWPHDQNVWGDMTLVALSRGSDADEAIASVLGEVRALDPNVATLDVGTLTEVLDASVADRRVSSVVLGAFALLAMGLASLGVYGVVSFSATSRSREMSLRLALGATPSRVIGLVLSQGLAPVVIGVGLGLVAALAGNRLVSSLLYGVSPTDPVTLAASAVALVIVAAVAAYLPARRTSRLGPATALRSE
- a CDS encoding GAF domain-containing protein, which gives rise to MSESTQTKSVADHFRQIYKRLAELESRVEAVEDRVDSRPSIDYPTKPDTEVLVQVVELETRLKRLESENQELTERCDRLQAHNEAISNLYVVKHRLHASLEPGEIMRIIREILSELVGASEFGIFLLDPRQAALRRVTGLGPESGPDSILIGDGHLGRVAKDGQAFFYDSSGNGERAPDVPLAAIPLRGETGPIGIIAIWRLLSHKDRLSPIDHQLLELVADQAPLALMSAHLHQRSRARSRSPGGSSAI
- a CDS encoding DUF4258 domain-containing protein; translation: MRKIPEDPVEFIRRCVVDRKVYWTYHVNMRLAGRYLARNEILDAVESYEIVESYPEDKYLPSYLVLGASSFHVLFAVDVEGDNVRVVTAYRPDPDEWEPDLKTRSVEK
- a CDS encoding YgiT-type zinc finger protein; its protein translation is MKCRTCGSQLEPTTTDLPFKVTERTIVIVKQIPVAQCPRCSEYLIEDSVFARVEELLSRADPSAELEIIRFAA
- a CDS encoding thioesterase family protein translates to MLLLEGRVERDWVDYNGHLNVAYYHMAFDRATDVFLQRIGLGPEYVESHAGSMFALEDHLVYLRELREGEPFRIMLQLLDWDSKRLHYFQRLFHREKDFLSATCEHLSIFVDMKTRRSAQLPASTRSILEDLFEEHRRLEKPEQAGRVMGIRRA